Proteins encoded by one window of Glycine soja cultivar W05 chromosome 15, ASM419377v2, whole genome shotgun sequence:
- the LOC114386222 gene encoding pentatricopeptide repeat-containing protein At1g66345, mitochondrial-like, giving the protein MGFLITPLFSALHSVALLAVNLLIQTYAKAKLTDVAFDLCRYVEEERGFSSSVSVVSFNALLHALQRSEKCGGSVWEVYEFMIRRRTYPNVTSLRIMIDAICKEGELQKIVDTVDRIIVGNNDCSRSRFLSPAMVVNCGLMLRILGKGCVAESENDDVVVLLKRLLQKNLLHEKVVYSLVVHAKVVFGDLDYAWGFYLEMVQRGFEGNAFVYTLFIGAFCREGRVGEAIGLLREMQGKGLRPYGETFEHIVVGCAAAEDSEQCVSFFEEMVRVGFVPGCMVFNKVVERL; this is encoded by the coding sequence ATGGGCTTTCTTATAACCCCGTTATTTTCTGCTTTACACTCCGTTGCTCTTCTTGCGGTTAACCTTTTGATTCAAACCTACGCGAAGGCCAAGTTAACGGACGTCGCCTTCGACCTTTGCCGTTACGTCGAAGAAGAGCGTGGATTCTCCTCCTCCGTCAGCGTCGTTAGTTTCAACGCGCTGCTTCACGCGCTTCAGAGATCTGAGAAGTGCGGCGGTTCCGTTTGGGAGGTTTACGAGTTCATGATTCGGAGAAGGACTTACCCTAACGTGACGAGTTTGAGAATAATGATTGATGCGATTTGCAAGGAAGGTGAATTGCAGAAGATTGTTGACACGGTGGATCGGATTATTGTAGGGAATAATGATTGTTCTCGTTCTCGTTTTCTTTCTCCGGCGATGGTTGTGAATTGTGGTTTGATGTTGAGGATTTTGGGGAAGGGATGCGTGGCGGAATCGGAGAACGATGATGTGGTGGTTTTGCTGAAGAGGCTGTTACAGAAGAATTTGCTTCATGAGAAGGTTGTGTATTCGCTGGTTGTTCACGCGAAGGTTGTGTTTGGGGATTTGGATTATGCGTGGGGATTTTATTTGGAGATGGTGCAGAGAGGGTTTGAGGGGAATGCTTTTGTTTACACATTGTTTATTGGAGCGTTTTGCAGAGAGGGGAGAGTTGGTGAGGCGATTGGTTTGTTGCGTGAGATGCAAGGAAAGGGGTTGAGGCCTTACGGGGAGACGTTCGAGCACATTGTTGTTGGTTGCGCTGCCGCAGAGGATTCAGAGCAGTGTGTGAGTTTTTTTGAGGAGATGGTGAGGGTTGGGTTTGTGCCTGGTTGTATGGTGTTTAATAAGGTGGTGGAGAGGCTGTGA